The Amycolatopsis sp. DG1A-15b genome window below encodes:
- a CDS encoding maleylpyruvate isomerase family mycothiol-dependent enzyme, translated as MLEAIDVHADGLKRAALAAGPSARVPNCPKWTVHDLVTHIAFVHGFTVGLAVNRPVRPEPPSGWDDVLGWWDGQRLALREALGHDPEAPAFSPYPGFATTVGDWTRRMAHETAIHRLDAESALEDGPETRFSPAFANDGIDEFLTYLTPRLGNKADVRVTTPERTWVLGEPGAEVTGAADEVYRALWGRPHQASVTGDLAPLAAP; from the coding sequence ATGCTCGAAGCGATCGACGTCCACGCGGACGGGCTGAAGCGGGCGGCGCTGGCGGCCGGGCCGTCGGCCCGGGTCCCGAACTGTCCGAAGTGGACTGTCCATGACCTGGTGACGCACATCGCGTTCGTGCACGGCTTCACGGTCGGCCTGGCGGTGAACCGGCCGGTGCGACCCGAGCCGCCGTCGGGCTGGGACGACGTCCTCGGGTGGTGGGACGGCCAGCGCCTGGCCCTGCGCGAAGCACTCGGCCACGACCCGGAAGCCCCCGCTTTCTCGCCGTACCCGGGCTTCGCCACGACGGTCGGCGACTGGACGCGGCGGATGGCGCACGAGACGGCGATCCACCGCCTCGACGCCGAATCGGCCCTCGAAGACGGTCCGGAGACGCGCTTCTCCCCCGCGTTCGCGAACGACGGGATCGACGAGTTCCTGACCTACCTGACCCCGCGCCTGGGCAACAAGGCCGACGTCCGCGTCACGACACCGGAGCGCACGTGGGTCCTCGGCGAGCCCGGCGCGGAGGTCACCGGCGCCGCCGACGAGGTCTACCGGGCGCTGTGGGGACGTCCGCACCAGGCGTCGGTCACGGGTGACCTCGCACCACTCGCGGCGCCCTGA
- a CDS encoding TetR/AcrR family transcriptional regulator translates to MGGKYHHGDLRGELVRASLDLIAEQGLAGFSVAEVARRTKVSPGAPYRHFADRETLLAEVACHIACQLADRVAAAAGEHENPADALAAAAGAYTRYLIERRAGMNVIYADGLHGPEHVGLHEQTRRLTDEFLMRCLAVAPDPATALELMEQLFTQAHGYGTFQLDGVFVKHGYSADLVVRKSTEAARIVIAGRTVGGDR, encoded by the coding sequence ATGGGCGGCAAGTACCACCACGGCGACCTCCGCGGCGAGCTCGTGCGCGCTTCGCTCGACTTGATCGCCGAACAGGGGCTGGCCGGATTCTCCGTGGCGGAGGTCGCGCGCCGGACGAAGGTCAGTCCAGGTGCGCCGTACCGGCACTTCGCCGACCGCGAGACCCTGCTGGCCGAGGTCGCCTGCCACATCGCCTGCCAGCTGGCGGACCGCGTCGCCGCGGCGGCCGGCGAGCACGAGAACCCGGCGGACGCCCTGGCCGCGGCCGCGGGCGCGTACACGCGGTACCTGATCGAGCGGCGGGCGGGGATGAACGTCATCTACGCCGACGGCCTGCACGGCCCGGAGCACGTCGGCCTGCACGAGCAGACCCGACGGCTGACCGACGAGTTCCTGATGCGCTGCCTGGCCGTCGCCCCGGACCCGGCGACGGCGCTGGAGCTGATGGAGCAGCTGTTCACCCAGGCCCACGGCTACGGCACGTTCCAGCTCGACGGCGTCTTCGTGAAGCACGGCTATTCGGCGGACCTGGTGGTGCGGAAGTCCACCGAGGCCGCG
- the purU gene encoding formyltetrahydrofolate deformylase, whose product MHGVTAPERRYVITFGCPDRTGIIARISGFLAEHGGWIVEAAYHTDPDTGWFFTRQVVRADSLPFAADELRARFAEVAAELSAESSWQVSDTGERRRAVILVSKAGHCLYDLLGRVASGELDVEVAAVIGNHDSLADITRAHGIPFHHVPFPPGDKAAAFEQVRKLVDEHDPHAVVLARFMQILPADLCREWAGRAINIHHSFLPSFIGAKPYHQAHTRGVKLVGATCHYVTADLDAGPIIEQDVIRVDHGDSVEDMVRKGRDIEKVTLARGLRWHLENRVLVHGNRTVVF is encoded by the coding sequence ATGCACGGCGTGACCGCTCCCGAACGCCGCTACGTCATCACCTTCGGCTGCCCCGACCGCACCGGCATCATCGCCCGGATCTCCGGGTTCCTCGCCGAGCACGGTGGCTGGATCGTCGAGGCGGCCTACCACACCGACCCGGACACGGGCTGGTTCTTCACCCGCCAGGTGGTCCGGGCCGACTCGCTGCCCTTCGCCGCCGACGAGCTGCGCGCCCGCTTCGCCGAGGTGGCCGCGGAGCTGTCCGCCGAGTCGAGCTGGCAGGTCAGCGACACCGGCGAGCGGCGCCGCGCGGTGATCCTCGTCTCCAAGGCCGGGCACTGCCTGTACGACCTGCTCGGCCGCGTCGCCTCCGGGGAACTCGACGTCGAGGTCGCCGCGGTGATCGGCAACCACGACTCACTGGCCGACATCACCCGCGCGCACGGCATCCCGTTCCACCACGTGCCGTTCCCGCCCGGCGACAAGGCGGCGGCGTTCGAGCAGGTGCGCAAGCTGGTCGACGAGCACGACCCGCACGCGGTGGTGCTGGCCCGGTTCATGCAGATCCTGCCCGCGGACCTGTGCCGCGAGTGGGCCGGGCGGGCGATCAACATCCACCACAGCTTCCTGCCGTCGTTCATCGGCGCGAAGCCGTACCACCAGGCCCACACGCGCGGAGTGAAGCTCGTCGGCGCGACCTGCCACTACGTGACGGCGGACCTCGACGCGGGCCCGATCATCGAGCAGGACGTCATCCGCGTCGACCACGGCGACTCGGTCGAGGACATGGTCCGCAAGGGCCGGGACATCGAAAAAGTCACCCTCGCCCGCGGCCTCCGGTGGCACTTGGAGAACCGCGTGCTGGTGCACGGCAACCGCACCGTGGTGTTCTGA
- a CDS encoding NAD(P)-dependent alcohol dehydrogenase: MSTTTHAIAAPAPGAPLAPTTIERRDLRPGDVLIDIAYAGICHSDIHQVKEDWGQAIFPMVPGHEIAGVVAAVGSDVTKYQVGDRVGVGCMVDSCGECEYCLAGTEQFCVNGNVQTYNGVGFDGENTYGGYSNQIVVKDAFVCRIPEGIGLDVAAPLLCAGITTYSPLHHWGAGPGKKVAVIGLGGLGHLAVKIAAAMGAEVTVLSQSLKKQEDGLKLGAKDYYATSDESTFDVLRGKFDIILNTVSAKLPVDAYLGLLRVGGAMVNVGAPGEPLAYRAFSLIGGNKVLAGSMIGGIAETQEMLDFCAEHGIGAEIETISADKVNEAYERVENSDVRYRFVIDAKTIGA; the protein is encoded by the coding sequence ATGAGCACCACCACGCACGCCATCGCCGCTCCGGCGCCGGGCGCGCCGCTGGCGCCGACCACGATCGAGCGCCGTGACCTGCGTCCCGGCGACGTGCTGATCGACATCGCCTACGCCGGCATCTGCCACAGCGACATCCACCAGGTCAAGGAGGACTGGGGGCAGGCGATCTTCCCGATGGTCCCGGGCCACGAGATCGCCGGTGTGGTCGCCGCGGTCGGCTCGGACGTCACGAAGTACCAGGTCGGCGACCGCGTCGGCGTCGGCTGCATGGTCGACTCCTGCGGCGAGTGCGAATACTGCCTGGCCGGCACCGAGCAGTTCTGCGTCAACGGCAACGTCCAGACCTACAACGGCGTCGGCTTCGACGGCGAGAACACCTACGGCGGCTACAGCAACCAGATCGTCGTGAAGGACGCCTTCGTCTGCCGCATCCCGGAGGGCATCGGCCTCGACGTCGCCGCGCCGCTGCTGTGCGCGGGCATCACCACCTACTCGCCGCTGCACCACTGGGGCGCCGGCCCCGGCAAGAAGGTCGCCGTGATCGGCCTCGGCGGGCTCGGCCACTTGGCCGTCAAGATCGCCGCCGCGATGGGCGCCGAGGTGACCGTGCTGAGCCAGAGCCTCAAGAAGCAGGAGGACGGCCTCAAGCTCGGCGCGAAGGACTACTACGCCACCAGCGACGAGTCGACGTTCGACGTCCTGCGGGGCAAGTTCGACATCATCCTCAACACCGTGTCGGCCAAGCTGCCGGTGGACGCCTACCTCGGCCTGCTGCGGGTCGGCGGCGCGATGGTGAACGTCGGCGCGCCCGGCGAGCCGCTGGCCTACCGCGCGTTCTCGCTGATCGGCGGCAACAAGGTGCTGGCCGGCTCGATGATCGGCGGCATCGCCGAGACCCAGGAGATGCTGGACTTCTGCGCGGAGCACGGCATCGGCGCGGAGATCGAGACCATCTCCGCGGACAAGGTCAACGAGGCCTACGAGCGCGTCGAGAACTCCGACGTGCGCTACCGGTTCGTCATCGACGCCAAGACCATCGGCGCGTGA